AGACTCTTCGATCGGTTTGTCCGGATTTGATTTTTCCAATAGGTTGACCAATCAACTCTTCATACTCAAAGCCGGTCATTTTGAGAAATGCCGGACTCATGTATTGGAGATGACCTTTTTTATCCGTAATGATTACCGCTGCAGGACTTTGGTTGATCGCGAGATTCAGTTTCTGGATTTCCTGTTCAGCAAGTTTACGATCGGTGATTTCTCGAATCAGTCGTAGCATTCGATCATTGGATAGCCTGACAAGTCTGGCTTCATAAAATAGATCAGGATTACTTTGGATTCCTTTGTATTCGTAGGTGATTACTTTTTCAGAGTTAAATGCCTCCTTAATTTTTTCTAGGTGAATGGTAATGTTTTGATCATTAAACAAGTCTCGAATGTTTTTTCCGACTGCGTCCAAGAATACATTTTTGGGCTCGCTCTTTGGAGTATTTAATAGTTCGAGGTAATTGCCCTCTCGATCGATTACATATAAGTTATCCGGGATAGAATCAATGATTGCACTGAGTCGTCTATTCTGTTCTTGGATGAGTTCTTCTTGCTGTTTCCGTTCGGTAATATCAATTACCGATGCAGCATTGAACAGTGGATTACCCTCTTCATCTGTGAATAGTTTCACATTCACCAAGCCCAAGAAAGTGCTTCCGTCTTTGCGCTTACGACCAAACTCTTCCAGTGCATATTCCTTGTTTTTAAGGTATTTTGGAAAAATGGTTTGAATGTAAAACTCAAATTGCTCTGGAGTATGCAGGATATCAATGGGTCTTCCAATTAACTCATCTATTTGATAGCCGTGCATGTCTGCAAAGGCTTTGTTGCAATAGGTAATGATACGTCCATCAGGAATGGTGATCACGGTGCCGTAAGAGGCTTGGTCTGAAATGATTCGGAATTTTTTCAGTTCTTCTTCAGCATGCTTTCGAGATGTAATGTCATTGTCTGTACCTCGATATCCCACCAATTCCCCTTGATCATTCAAAACAGGCGTAGCAAAGGTGGAAACCCAAATAATCTCCCCATTTTTCTTTTGAATCGGGTTTTCAAAATTCAGTAGGTTTTCTTTATTCGTGAGGTATTCATTGGCTAATGTTTTATACCGTTCTCGAGAATGCTCTGGGAAAAGATCATAGAAATATTTTTTATTGATGATCTCCTGCGGATCATATCCAAAAATCTTTTTGCATACCGGGCTCATGTAGGTGTACAATCCCGTCTCATCCACTTCCCAGGTGACAGCTCCACTGTGTTCGGCAATCTGACTAAAGCGTTCCTCACTTATTTCGAGGGCCCGTTCGATATTTCGTTGTTCAGTAATGTCTTTCCAAGTGGTGAATAGCACTTCCCTACCATCCATCATTACTTTGGAAAGTTTTATTTCGGCTAAAAACTCTTCCCCAGTTTGTCGAGTATGCACCCATTCAAATAGCACCAATCCCTTTTTAAAAGCTTCATAAAGCAATTCGAGTGAATATTCTTTGGAGTTTCTTCCATTGGGCTGAAATTCCGGAGATAATTCATAGGGATATTTTCCGAGAAGTTCTTTTTTGGAATACCGTATTAAGTCTAATGCAGCTTTATTGCATTCGATAAATCTACCCTCTTCAATAATTAAATATCCATCAGGAGATTCTTCAAATAAGAATCGATACTTTTCCTCACTTTCTTTGAGGGTTTTTTCAGCCCTTCGCATATCAGAAATATCAATGCCTTCACATTGGATTTCGAAAGGAATACCCTGTGAGTCAGTCAGACATACAAAATCCCACAAGGTTTGAATGACTTCCCCATTCTTGGTTGGCTTATCCAATTCAACTGTAAAGGCAACACCTGGGTTCTCGATGCATTTTATTGCATATTCAGTAGCTTTCGCTTGATCATGTGCACAAATGGACGCAAGAGATTCTGCCTTTCCCAGTCCATGTGGATATAGGTATCCAAAATCATCGGCAAATTTTTTGTTCCAGAAGGTATGCCTTCCTTCTAAATCTGTTCGAATGATGTAATTCTTCTGAGAATCAAATAAGCTCTGAAGTCGCTTTTCATTGGATTTCAATTTTCGAAGACCTTCCTTTGATTCCAGACTTTGCTTGAGCGTGGTTGAAATGCTTTTCAGAAGGTCATATTCTTCATTCAAAAACTTACTCCCTTCGGGAATAAAGACATCAATCCTGAGTTTGTTTCTACTATCGATTTCGATCTCAGTGAATGTTGATTTAGGGAGCTGCTCAAAGTTTGAAGAATAAAATGCCTGCTCCTCAAATTTTATTTTTACTTGCGTTTTCTCAGGATTGAGAAATCCTCGCTTGATTGTATCACAACAATTTTGAAGAAGCGTACTTTCGGAGATAGCATGGTCATTACTTAAGGTGGTTACTTCATAGATTGCCCTTAGTTCTTTGGTTCGTTCTTTCTCATTCCGTTCGGTGGTTAGTCTTCCCCTAACATTTGAGAGAATTCCCGAAAAAATCCGCAAAACACTAAACTCATCTTCCGAATAATGGTGGACTTTTTTGACCGAATCCACTCCAATAAAACCGATGCACTCCTCCTTAATCATGATGGGCAGTGTAAGGAGACTTTGGATTCCTTGGGGCTCAAGGGCCTGACGGTATACGTCTTTAGGGTCTAATTTTGAGACGTCTTCGATGTAGGTTTGCTCCCCTTTTTGATGAGCAGCGGCCCAATCCTCCATGCCTTCCATACTGAAATTCTGGAGGTATTCAATTTGTGGTTCGATTCCTTCTGCGCACCATTCGAAGGTGTTGGACGTAGTTCGATTTTCCCAATCGTAATCGAAAATGTACATCCGATCAGCTTCCACAAATTTTCCGAGAGTTTCTAAGCTGGACTGGATCACATGGTTGACATCTTCTTCCGCCAAATTGATAAAAGCAGTAGAAACATGGACCAAGATCTCGTGAAGTTTGGTTTCTTGCTTAAGTCTTTTCTCAGCAAGGATCTGTTTGGTGATATCTTTAAAGGAGGCAAATACTTGGTTGGGTTTATCCTCCCCTTCAATAAAAATTGGGTTAGCGGAAATTAAAATCCATCGGTAGGAATTCGTTGCAGGATTAAATACCCCCATTTGGACATTTTCAACGGATTTCCCTTCACGAAGCGCAATGATCGCAGGGTGGGTTTCTCCCGGAAAATCACTTCCATCCGGGTGAATCGCATGCCATCTTGGATCCAAGGAAGTTCTTCCCTGAATCTGTTCCATGGAAAGACCTAGCATCTCCAGAGCTGCGGAATTGGCATCAGTGATTTGGCCTGATGAGTCTTGGTAAACAACTCCATCAGTCATGTGATTAAACAGGTACTGAAACTTAAAAAGAGATTCCTGGTCAGGATTTTCTTTATTCATACAATAGGACTAGGTATGCAACTGGGAAATTTAATTTGATTCAACCATGAAGTAGATTGAGAAGATCTCAATTTAATCACAGTATTAGGCTACTTAAAGATAGGGGCTTGGCTGAAAATATTTTACTTTTTTGAAAAAAATGATTTTTTAAAAAACTCTAAAATAGTATAACTAAATATAATAATTTTTTTATAGATGGTTATTTAGTTGATTTTTAATAAAGACATCATAATGTTTTCTTATGATTTTATCAGTATACTGGGTCTTCTACATACATTTTACACATTTGTTTAATGTAATTTATCAAACCTTAGTCAAAGGGGATTACGATAAAAATTAGAAATGATTCAATTTTTATTCTTTCGTTAATGGAAGGTTTTAATTATCAATATTTTACAAGGATTTACTTAATTTTTATAAAATTTTGAAATAAAATTTTTTGAAATCTGAATCTGTAAAATTAAATTTCAAATACTATTTTATTTGGAAATTTGAATTCCTTGGGGATTTTACAAAGATATTTATGCCCACTTCACCCGTTTACGTTGCTGTTGGAGCCTCCGCTGGCGGTTTAGATGCAGTCCAACAATTATTTCAGCGAATTCCAGCAGATCTTGGATTCTCTTATGTGATTGTCCAGCATTTGTCCCCAAATTTCAAGAGCTTAATGCCTGAGCTTCTTGGGAAGTTTACCGCCATGCAAATTTTGACTGCAGAAGATGGTATGGAGATTCTTCCTAATCAGATTTATCTTAATCCTCAACGGAAGAATCTAACTATTGAAAAAGGACGATTCAAATTAATCGACAAGCCTGATACTGATCACTTAAGTTTTCCTATCGATATTCTATTCCATAGTTTGGGAAAAGAGTACAAGGAAAAGTCCGTAGGTATTGTATTGTCTGGAACAGGGTCGGATGGTTCAAGAGGGATTAAGACCATTAAAGAGGAGGGAGGATTGGTGTTTGTTCAAGATCCTTTATCTGCCCAATTTGACGGAATGCCCAATACTGCGATTTCCACACATCTGGTGGACTTCGTTGGAAAGCCAGAAATAATCGCAGAAAAACTTGTGCTTTTGGCAAGAAGAAAACCTGCCATTGCAGAGGAAATTTTTAAAGACCGAAAAAATCAAAGCTACTTCTTCAAAATATTAGATGAGGTCTATTCGGCCACTGGAATCAACTTTAAAAAATATAAGTACAATACCCTGCTCAGACGGCTCACCAAGCGTCTGACACTGTTGAATCTGACCGATTTTGAGTCTTATTTCAATTATATCCGAGACAAGGAGGAGGAAAAAAGCTTTTTAAAACAGGATTTTCTGATAGGAGTGACCAGTTTCTTTCGGGATAAGGAGGCGTTTGATTTGATCAAATCCCAAGTGATTCCTGACTTGTGTGTCCAAGTGCCAGAAAATAATATCCTACGAATCTGGGTGGTCGGCTGTTCCTCTGGACAGGAAGTATATTCTATAGCCATGTTATTAGCGGATCATATCGCGGAACTTAAACTTAACATCGATTTTAAGATTTTTGCCACAGATCTGGACAAGGAAGCGCTTCAGGTGGCAAGTAAGGGGATCTATTTGGCCAATGAAGGAAATGAAATCCCTGAAAAATTGCTTACAAAGTATTTTACCAAACGAATCGACCGGATTCAGATTGATAAGTTTATCCGTGATCGGGTGGTCTTTTCAGTTCATGATGTGACCGTCAATCCACCCTTTAGCCATGTAGACTTGATTTCCTGTCGAAACTTGTTGATCTACTTTGAAAACGCTGCTCAAAAAGAGGTGATCTCTTATTTTGAAAATTCTTTGAAAAAAGATGGCTATCTCTTTTTAGGTTCTAGTGAATCGATCGGTGATTTTTCTGGAGCATTTGATACAGTAGATTCTAAGTTGAAAATCTTTCGAAAAAAAATTGAGGGTAAGTCATTTTCAGAACTTAAAAAAGGGGTTCAAAATCTGAATACCACTAGCTATTTTGAACATTTGGACCTACATAAAACACCAATAAAAAATACCAAAGAACCGGTGAGTAATATTGATAAATTAAATGAATTAGCCTATTACAGGTATTTAACTAAGAAATTTGGTCCTGTTTCCATTTTTATCGATCGTGATTTCTCGATCCGATTTATCAATGGGAATTTGAAATATTGGTTCAATTATACCTCTGGGGTGTTTTCATCACGATTGGATACCTTATTGGGTAAAGAAACATTTGAGTTAATTCGGCTCGCAGTTTTAAAATTGGGAGAAACTGGCTCCTCCTTATTGGTTCAAAATCGTTCGGTCAATCTGGATGGAAAAGAGCTAAAATCTTCCATTAACATTTCTAGGATTAAAGATCTTCTAAAAGGAGAGGAGTTGTTTTTATTGGAATTTACCAAGACCAAGCCCTCCAAAACTTCAGGGATTTCTTTGGTGTCTCAGGCCCAGCTTGACCATTCCTCCTTGGAAAAAATTGATACCCTTGAGACGGAGTTAGACCAAAAGAATTTTCAAATCCAAACCTTGGTGGAGGAATTGGAAGCCAATATCGAGGAACTTCAAAGTGCCAATGAGGAGCTGATGTCCTCCAACGAGGAATTGCAAAGTTCAAACGAGGAGCTCCAGTCAGTCAATGAAGAACTCCATACGGTCAATAGCGAACTCCAAGAAAAAAACAAAGAGCTCATCAAGTTAAATGATGATGTGACTAACTTTATCACAAGCTCAGATATCTCCACGTTATTTCTTGATGTGGATTTTAGAATCCGCAAGTTTACCCCTGGAGTATCCAAAATTTTCAAAATCCAATCCTCGGATTACGGTAGACCTGTGACTGATTTTTCAACCAATTTTTCCGAAATGGAGAAGCGCTCTTTGTTGGAAGAATGTTCGGATGCATTGGAGAATTTTACTACCCATGAAAAAGAGGTTAGAGACAATGAAGGAAATTGGTATTTCAGAAAGGTGTCTCCGTTTATTACCGCCGAGCGGAAAGTGGAAGGTGTCATTGTGACTTTTGTCAATGTCAGCAAACTAAAATCCACCACGCTACGCTTAAGGGAAACTGAAACTCAATTATTGACCGCCTTGGAGGCAGGAAATATGGCCTGGTGGGAAT
Above is a window of Algoriphagus sanaruensis DNA encoding:
- a CDS encoding PAS domain S-box protein; its protein translation is MNKENPDQESLFKFQYLFNHMTDGVVYQDSSGQITDANSAALEMLGLSMEQIQGRTSLDPRWHAIHPDGSDFPGETHPAIIALREGKSVENVQMGVFNPATNSYRWILISANPIFIEGEDKPNQVFASFKDITKQILAEKRLKQETKLHEILVHVSTAFINLAEEDVNHVIQSSLETLGKFVEADRMYIFDYDWENRTTSNTFEWCAEGIEPQIEYLQNFSMEGMEDWAAAHQKGEQTYIEDVSKLDPKDVYRQALEPQGIQSLLTLPIMIKEECIGFIGVDSVKKVHHYSEDEFSVLRIFSGILSNVRGRLTTERNEKERTKELRAIYEVTTLSNDHAISESTLLQNCCDTIKRGFLNPEKTQVKIKFEEQAFYSSNFEQLPKSTFTEIEIDSRNKLRIDVFIPEGSKFLNEEYDLLKSISTTLKQSLESKEGLRKLKSNEKRLQSLFDSQKNYIIRTDLEGRHTFWNKKFADDFGYLYPHGLGKAESLASICAHDQAKATEYAIKCIENPGVAFTVELDKPTKNGEVIQTLWDFVCLTDSQGIPFEIQCEGIDISDMRRAEKTLKESEEKYRFLFEESPDGYLIIEEGRFIECNKAALDLIRYSKKELLGKYPYELSPEFQPNGRNSKEYSLELLYEAFKKGLVLFEWVHTRQTGEEFLAEIKLSKVMMDGREVLFTTWKDITEQRNIERALEISEERFSQIAEHSGAVTWEVDETGLYTYMSPVCKKIFGYDPQEIINKKYFYDLFPEHSRERYKTLANEYLTNKENLLNFENPIQKKNGEIIWVSTFATPVLNDQGELVGYRGTDNDITSRKHAEEELKKFRIISDQASYGTVITIPDGRIITYCNKAFADMHGYQIDELIGRPIDILHTPEQFEFYIQTIFPKYLKNKEYALEEFGRKRKDGSTFLGLVNVKLFTDEEGNPLFNAASVIDITERKQQEELIQEQNRRLSAIIDSIPDNLYVIDREGNYLELLNTPKSEPKNVFLDAVGKNIRDLFNDQNITIHLEKIKEAFNSEKVITYEYKGIQSNPDLFYEARLVRLSNDRMLRLIREITDRKLAEQEIQKLNLAINQSPAAVIITDKKGHLQYMSPAFLKMTGFEYEELIGQPIGKIKSGQTDRRVYQDLWETINAGKTWRYEWQNRRKNGELYWEDIAINPIRNEEGDIISFMAIKQDITQRKKYEEEIIELNINLENRIHERTFELELAKKEADEANSAKSEFLSRMSHELRTPMNSILGFAQLLEYSELTEAQLRNLEFIIKSGNHLLHLINEVLDITRIESGKVDVSLEPVDVIGAISEISESFEPIAEKNHIQLILPSTGVRNIFVQADLQRLKQVLVNLINNGIKYNKPYGKVKVSVSTDTAKVQTPGHVRIEIKDTGIGIEAKNLNKLFMPFERAGHENSTIEGTGLGLSVVDKLIELMNGKIGVESTLGIGSTFWIELPQAVHAEFNQEVFSTTLETDENSAVWSGKVLMVEDNQTNLELISELVQTIDPNFELIHTKFGEEVLSLAEVHRPNLILLDLHLPDMHGSEVLKRLKSGSETNKIPVVVVSADASPKTTETLLSLGAEEYVTKPINVSQMIKLIRRYTKGGSND
- a CDS encoding CheR family methyltransferase; its protein translation is MPTSPVYVAVGASAGGLDAVQQLFQRIPADLGFSYVIVQHLSPNFKSLMPELLGKFTAMQILTAEDGMEILPNQIYLNPQRKNLTIEKGRFKLIDKPDTDHLSFPIDILFHSLGKEYKEKSVGIVLSGTGSDGSRGIKTIKEEGGLVFVQDPLSAQFDGMPNTAISTHLVDFVGKPEIIAEKLVLLARRKPAIAEEIFKDRKNQSYFFKILDEVYSATGINFKKYKYNTLLRRLTKRLTLLNLTDFESYFNYIRDKEEEKSFLKQDFLIGVTSFFRDKEAFDLIKSQVIPDLCVQVPENNILRIWVVGCSSGQEVYSIAMLLADHIAELKLNIDFKIFATDLDKEALQVASKGIYLANEGNEIPEKLLTKYFTKRIDRIQIDKFIRDRVVFSVHDVTVNPPFSHVDLISCRNLLIYFENAAQKEVISYFENSLKKDGYLFLGSSESIGDFSGAFDTVDSKLKIFRKKIEGKSFSELKKGVQNLNTTSYFEHLDLHKTPIKNTKEPVSNIDKLNELAYYRYLTKKFGPVSIFIDRDFSIRFINGNLKYWFNYTSGVFSSRLDTLLGKETFELIRLAVLKLGETGSSLLVQNRSVNLDGKELKSSINISRIKDLLKGEELFLLEFTKTKPSKTSGISLVSQAQLDHSSLEKIDTLETELDQKNFQIQTLVEELEANIEELQSANEELMSSNEELQSSNEELQSVNEELHTVNSELQEKNKELIKLNDDVTNFITSSDISTLFLDVDFRIRKFTPGVSKIFKIQSSDYGRPVTDFSTNFSEMEKRSLLEECSDALENFTTHEKEVRDNEGNWYFRKVSPFITAERKVEGVIVTFVNVSKLKSTTLRLRETETQLLTALEAGNMAWWELEYPSRKITSSENIAALMGGHDPKNFSSLDFFNEITHPEDRQIVGDALQAHIDGIEDHYHAEYRIIAKDGSCLWFKGVGRITYRDGEEFVISGVVTNITKNKEAELQLKEAIQRAEVSFIYKNQFLANMSHEIRTPMNSLVGFAGLLRTPNLDEKKHHMYIDFIESSAKQLLNLIDDIIDVSKIESGELKMVYSDCHVKSLLFELQESFNTTKEKRKKDHLDIVMNVPKEYDHLVIQTDAGRLRQVLSNLIGNALKFTHQGHIEFGFYASKSKIFFYVKDTGMGIAPENLDIIFERFSRLNENIAGYEGTGLGLSISRGIIQMLGGEIFVDSELGVGTIFRFHLPLHQSSDSVVSENLDQFVEKGTELSRLKGKRILIAEDDPISRVYLSEILKEFEVEVLTAEDGEQAVKLFSQTSNIDLILMDVAMPKMNGINATQAILKLNKETPIIAQTAYAMIGDKEELLAKGFSDYLSKPVDKKLLLSKILKLI